Proteins from a genomic interval of Bradyrhizobium sp. CCBAU 53340:
- the rpe gene encoding ribulose-phosphate 3-epimerase — MTRDILIAPSILAADFARLGEEVAAIDAAGADWIHCDVMDGHFVPNISFGADVIRSIRPLTKKVFDVHLMIAPVDPYLEAFAKAGADVITVHAEAGPHLDRSLQAIRALGKKAGVSLCPSTPESVIEYVLDRLDLVLVMTVNPGFGGQSFLESQLGKIARLRTMIGERPIRLEVDGGVTRDNAAAVAAAGADTLVAGSAVFRGKSSANYAGNIAAIRIAAEAGWVPSLQGGSAQPMRAGEFARAR; from the coding sequence ATGACGCGGGACATCCTGATTGCTCCCTCGATCCTTGCGGCGGATTTTGCGCGCCTCGGCGAGGAGGTCGCGGCGATCGACGCGGCCGGCGCCGACTGGATCCATTGCGACGTCATGGACGGCCACTTCGTGCCGAACATCAGCTTTGGCGCCGACGTCATCAGGTCGATCCGGCCGCTGACCAAGAAGGTCTTCGACGTGCATCTGATGATCGCGCCCGTCGATCCCTATCTGGAGGCGTTCGCGAAGGCAGGTGCGGACGTCATCACCGTGCATGCCGAGGCGGGCCCGCATCTGGACCGTTCGCTCCAGGCGATCCGCGCGCTCGGCAAGAAGGCGGGCGTCAGCCTGTGTCCATCGACGCCCGAAAGCGTGATCGAATATGTGCTCGATCGGCTCGATCTCGTGCTGGTGATGACGGTCAATCCGGGCTTCGGCGGCCAGTCCTTCCTCGAATCCCAGCTCGGGAAGATCGCGCGGCTTCGAACCATGATCGGCGAGCGGCCGATCCGGCTCGAGGTCGATGGCGGCGTGACGCGCGACAATGCCGCGGCGGTTGCTGCCGCAGGCGCCGATACGCTCGTGGCGGGATCCGCCGTGTTTCGAGGCAAGAGCAGCGCCAACTATGCCGGCAACATCGCAGCCATTCGCATTGCTGCCGAGGCTGGTTGGGTTCCGAGTCTGCAAGGTGGTTCCGCGCAGCCAATGCGCGCCGGCGAATTTGCGCGGGCCCGGTAG
- a CDS encoding DUF3072 domain-containing protein, which yields MQVQGKYDAKAFLMEQMTRAQGLRLKRLSEEAYQPAQYDRGLSFAEAARRIQALEAEIELANSF from the coding sequence ATGCAGGTTCAGGGTAAATACGACGCCAAGGCTTTTCTCATGGAGCAGATGACCCGGGCGCAGGGGCTGCGGCTGAAGCGGTTGAGCGAAGAGGCCTACCAGCCCGCGCAATATGATCGGGGTCTTTCCTTTGCCGAAGCCGCGCGCCGCATCCAGGCGCTGGAAGCGGAGATCGAACTGGCGAACTCGTTCTAG
- a CDS encoding FIST signal transduction protein gives MQIQYRHWNAAHGWRGASALREPAQLVLYFGSRQGLASGARYRELRDLYPDSHIVGCSTGGQIHGDDISDDEMVAVALHFARTQVRVVNEVVESRGASRACGARLARQMMAEDLAGLFVLSDGLVVNGGELLAGMTELLGPDLPVTGGLAGDGAQFEQTLVGADDEPLPNRVAAIGFYGTSFRFTHGCAGGWDVFGPRRKVTKSSGPVVEELDGDPPLDLYTRYLGEEEAAAMPGSGLAFPLRIHDESEPDRQIVRSVFAVDRSARTLTFAADIPEGCTAQLMRANFDSLAAGAGEAVRQARSALADEIAGDKLAILVSCTGRRKVMGQRTQDELDAVAAELGDDVTRIGFYSYGEIAPPAASGRCELHNQTMTVTVIAEAAG, from the coding sequence ATGCAGATTCAATATCGCCACTGGAACGCTGCCCATGGCTGGCGCGGAGCGAGCGCTTTGCGGGAACCTGCCCAGCTCGTGCTTTATTTCGGCAGCCGGCAGGGCTTGGCGAGCGGCGCGCGCTATCGCGAGCTGCGTGATCTCTACCCCGACAGTCACATCGTCGGATGCAGCACCGGTGGGCAGATCCATGGCGACGACATCAGCGACGACGAAATGGTGGCGGTCGCCCTGCATTTTGCCCGTACGCAGGTGAGGGTGGTGAACGAAGTCGTTGAATCGCGCGGGGCGTCGCGGGCTTGCGGCGCGCGTCTCGCCCGCCAGATGATGGCAGAGGATCTGGCGGGGCTGTTCGTCCTGTCCGACGGATTGGTCGTGAACGGTGGCGAGTTGCTCGCCGGCATGACCGAGTTGCTCGGACCGGATTTGCCGGTCACCGGCGGCCTTGCCGGCGATGGCGCTCAGTTCGAACAGACGTTGGTCGGGGCTGATGATGAGCCTTTGCCGAATCGCGTTGCGGCAATCGGATTCTATGGCACCTCCTTTCGCTTCACGCATGGCTGCGCCGGCGGCTGGGACGTGTTCGGCCCGAGGCGCAAGGTCACGAAGTCGAGCGGTCCCGTGGTGGAGGAGCTCGACGGCGATCCGCCGCTGGATCTCTACACGCGCTATCTCGGCGAGGAAGAGGCCGCTGCGATGCCCGGTTCGGGCCTCGCGTTTCCGCTGCGGATCCACGACGAGTCCGAGCCAGACCGGCAGATCGTGCGTTCCGTCTTCGCCGTGGATCGCAGTGCCCGCACGCTGACCTTCGCTGCCGACATTCCGGAGGGATGTACCGCGCAGTTGATGCGCGCCAATTTCGACAGTCTCGCGGCAGGCGCGGGCGAAGCCGTCCGGCAGGCGCGCAGCGCGCTGGCAGATGAGATCGCAGGTGATAAGCTCGCGATCCTGGTCAGCTGCACGGGCCGTCGCAAGGTCATGGGGCAACGAACGCAGGATGAGCTCGACGCGGTTGCCGCCGAGCTCGGCGACGACGTCACCCGTATCGGCTTCTACTCTTACGGCGAGATCGCGCCTCCGGCGGCCTCCGGTCGCTGCGAGCTGCACAACCAGACCATGACGGTCACTGTCATCGCGGAGGCGGCGGGGTGA
- a CDS encoding DUF6496 domain-containing protein: protein MARKAKKRRYSRSSGSDVESEMRRYKKGTAKSGRGGRGGRVKSRKQAIAIGLSKARKKGKKVPKKASKRKTSKKKTSKKKSSKRKSSKR, encoded by the coding sequence ATGGCACGCAAGGCAAAGAAGCGCCGCTACTCACGCAGCTCAGGCAGTGACGTCGAGAGCGAGATGCGACGCTACAAGAAGGGGACCGCGAAGAGCGGACGAGGCGGTCGCGGCGGACGCGTGAAGAGCCGCAAGCAGGCGATCGCAATCGGCCTGTCGAAGGCGCGCAAGAAGGGCAAGAAGGTGCCGAAGAAGGCATCGAAGCGGAAGACGAGCAAGAAGAAGACAAGCAAGAAGAAGAGCTCGAAGCGCAAATCCAGCAAGCGGTAA
- a CDS encoding universal stress protein, which translates to MYKDILVHVPTERPMRAVVEGSISLAASLNAHVDAVAVGYVASSTAYVMEGGAAVAAVFEMERERAVERAEAALAVFKTEAANADISYTCYPLGAIPVDAAGSLGEMARLHDLSVVLQPDPEQVSFDNDVPREILFQAGGPVLFLPYTFRGTFRAKRIGICWDGSRVAARALRDAATFLARAEDIVIIAINESDTVSGEVSANNLAKHLGRRGLSTRTVSLSATRADVQPTILSLAADENLDLLVMGGYGHSRLQERFLGGVTRAMLEAMTIPTLMSH; encoded by the coding sequence ATGTACAAAGACATTCTCGTCCATGTCCCGACCGAGCGGCCGATGCGGGCGGTGGTCGAAGGCTCGATCTCGCTTGCGGCCAGCCTCAATGCCCATGTCGATGCGGTCGCAGTCGGCTATGTCGCAAGCAGCACAGCCTATGTAATGGAGGGCGGTGCTGCCGTAGCGGCCGTGTTCGAGATGGAACGCGAGCGTGCGGTGGAGCGGGCCGAGGCAGCACTCGCGGTGTTCAAGACCGAAGCGGCGAACGCCGATATCTCCTATACCTGCTATCCGCTTGGCGCGATTCCGGTGGATGCAGCCGGCTCGCTCGGCGAGATGGCGCGGCTGCACGATCTCAGCGTCGTCCTTCAGCCGGATCCCGAGCAGGTCTCATTCGACAACGACGTACCCCGCGAGATCCTGTTTCAGGCGGGCGGCCCGGTTCTGTTCCTGCCCTATACGTTCCGCGGAACCTTCAGGGCGAAACGGATCGGCATCTGCTGGGATGGTAGCCGCGTTGCGGCGCGGGCACTGCGCGATGCAGCGACATTTCTGGCGCGCGCCGAGGATATCGTGATCATCGCCATCAACGAGTCCGACACCGTCTCCGGTGAGGTCTCGGCGAACAATCTCGCCAAGCATCTCGGACGGCGCGGCCTGTCGACTCGCACCGTCAGTCTCTCGGCCACGCGCGCCGATGTCCAGCCGACCATCCTGTCACTGGCGGCCGACGAGAATCTCGATCTGCTGGTGATGGGCGGCTACGGCCATTCGCGATTGCAGGAGCGTTTTCTCGGCGGCGTTACCCGCGCCATGCTCGAGGCTATGACGATCCCGACCCTGATGTCGCATTAG
- a CDS encoding Do family serine endopeptidase, with the protein MIDRVNSDTSTSRKILRPRRLALLGTVAALGAAVLAASPASTSFGVASLISPAQAAESTATPPGFGDLVSKVKPAVISVRVKIDQDNDKSAMLQQNRMDQDEDSPFDQFSRQFGFRGPGMNGMPHQRHQVITGEGSGFFISADGYAVTNNHVVDHAESVQVTMDDGTIYTAKVVGTDPKTDLALIKVDGKKDFPFVKFSDQKPRIGDWVVAVGNPFGLGGTVTAGIVSASGRDIGNGPYDDFIQIDAPINKGNSGGPAFDMNGNVIGVNTAIYSPSGGSVGIGFDIPASTAKLVVAQLKDKGAVTRGWLGVQVQPVTAEIADSLGLKAARGAIVDNPQDGSPAAKAGIEAGDVITAVNGSAIKDSRDLARTIATLAPGTSIKLDVVHKGDSKTVTLALGELPNERQAKADDGKADDGKTQQAPGMPRLGLSLAPAGEVQGAGQTGVVVTEVDPQGPAAQRGIQTGDVILNVGGKAVANVGDVRSELAQAKSSGKNSVLLQVKNAQATRFVAVPLA; encoded by the coding sequence ATGATCGATCGCGTCAATTCCGACACCAGCACGTCCCGCAAAATTCTAAGGCCGCGCCGGCTGGCGCTGCTCGGCACCGTGGCCGCGCTTGGCGCGGCCGTGCTGGCGGCTTCTCCCGCTTCAACGTCGTTCGGCGTGGCTTCCCTGATTTCGCCTGCCCAGGCCGCTGAAAGCACTGCGACGCCGCCGGGCTTCGGCGACCTCGTCAGCAAGGTCAAGCCGGCCGTCATCTCGGTGCGGGTGAAAATCGACCAGGACAACGACAAGAGCGCGATGCTGCAACAGAACCGGATGGATCAGGACGAAGATTCTCCGTTCGACCAGTTCTCGCGGCAGTTTGGCTTCCGCGGTCCGGGCATGAACGGCATGCCGCACCAGCGGCACCAGGTGATCACGGGCGAGGGCTCCGGCTTCTTCATCTCCGCCGACGGCTATGCCGTGACCAACAATCATGTCGTCGATCACGCCGAGTCCGTGCAGGTGACGATGGACGACGGCACGATCTACACCGCGAAGGTGGTCGGCACCGATCCGAAGACCGATCTCGCGCTGATCAAGGTCGACGGCAAGAAGGACTTTCCGTTCGTGAAATTCTCCGACCAGAAGCCGCGGATCGGCGACTGGGTGGTCGCGGTCGGCAATCCGTTCGGCCTCGGCGGCACCGTGACGGCCGGCATTGTCTCGGCCAGCGGCCGCGACATCGGTAACGGCCCCTATGACGACTTCATCCAGATCGATGCGCCGATCAACAAGGGCAATTCCGGCGGTCCGGCCTTCGACATGAATGGCAACGTCATTGGCGTGAACACTGCGATCTATTCGCCCTCGGGCGGATCGGTCGGCATCGGCTTCGACATTCCGGCCTCGACCGCAAAGCTCGTCGTCGCGCAGCTCAAGGACAAGGGCGCCGTCACCCGCGGCTGGCTCGGCGTCCAGGTGCAGCCGGTGACCGCGGAGATCGCCGACAGCCTCGGCCTGAAGGCGGCACGCGGCGCGATCGTCGACAATCCGCAGGATGGCAGCCCGGCGGCGAAGGCTGGCATCGAGGCGGGAGACGTCATCACCGCGGTCAATGGCAGCGCGATCAAGGACTCGCGCGATCTCGCCCGCACCATCGCCACCTTGGCGCCGGGCACGTCCATAAAGCTGGATGTCGTCCACAAGGGCGACAGCAAGACGGTGACGCTCGCTCTCGGCGAGCTGCCGAACGAGCGGCAGGCCAAAGCTGATGACGGCAAGGCTGATGACGGCAAGACGCAGCAGGCTCCCGGCATGCCGCGTCTCGGCCTTAGCCTGGCACCGGCCGGCGAGGTCCAGGGGGCCGGACAGACGGGCGTCGTGGTCACCGAGGTCGATCCGCAGGGACCGGCAGCGCAGCGCGGCATCCAGACCGGCGACGTCATCCTCAACGTCGGCGGCAAGGCTGTCGCCAATGTCGGCGATGTTCGCTCCGAGCTGGCGCAGGCCAAATCGTCCGGCAAGAACAGCGTGCTGTTACAGGTGAAAAACGCGCAGGCGACCCGGTTCGTCGCGGTGCCGCTCGCCTGA
- a CDS encoding bifunctional diguanylate cyclase/phosphodiesterase, whose translation MHRLLARQIRQSTDEAGQVDLARLGELVSAAYEESDGDRRRTDRAIKLMIEELEQTHKCAEQNLLRAREFLDSIIENIPIAVFAKDAADSRYILLNRAGEDYYGMPREDMLGRTPEQIFPDDIARVVNEQDRRVVDSGTPMLLEGHVLQAGVKGRDRVVNSRKLLVRDGNGAPQYLVGVIEDVTERITNEARISHLAHHDALTDLPNRSAFNAALDERLERAEEASASFAVLSLDLDRFKDVNDVFGHPVGDMMMRAAAERLVAESDGAFVARIGGDEFMILMSDDIRREDVLSLAERLVETIGRELEVDDYLSHVGLSVGIAVYPDDGIDAATLLANADSALYRAKREGRGRVCFFETAMDRELRDRRLLQHDLRHALEQNQLEVYFQPQARMDGEIIGFEALARWNHPMRGLVPPDQFIPLAEESGLIIEIGEWVLREACREAASWPRPLQVAVNLSPIQFKAGDLERSIHQILLETGLSPTRLEVEITEGVLIGDFTRALNLLRRLKALGIRIAMDDFGTGYSSLSYLQSFPFDKIKIDRSFISDLEATPQSAEIVRAVLSLAHALQIPVVAEGVETEAQRAFLEGEACEEMQGYLIGRPEPIERYSNLIGINVERRRYA comes from the coding sequence ATGCATCGCCTGTTGGCAAGGCAGATCAGGCAGTCGACGGACGAGGCCGGGCAGGTCGATCTGGCCAGGCTCGGCGAGCTCGTCAGCGCAGCTTACGAGGAGAGCGACGGCGATCGCCGGCGCACCGACCGCGCGATCAAGCTGATGATCGAAGAGCTCGAGCAGACGCACAAGTGCGCCGAGCAGAACCTGTTGCGGGCGCGCGAATTTCTCGACAGCATCATCGAGAACATTCCGATTGCGGTGTTCGCCAAGGATGCGGCGGATTCGCGATACATCCTGCTCAACCGGGCCGGCGAAGACTATTACGGCATGCCCCGCGAGGACATGCTGGGCCGGACTCCGGAGCAGATCTTTCCCGACGATATTGCCCGCGTCGTCAACGAGCAGGACCGCCGCGTCGTCGACAGCGGCACCCCGATGCTCCTGGAAGGGCATGTGCTCCAGGCCGGGGTCAAGGGCCGCGATCGCGTCGTCAATTCGCGCAAACTGCTCGTCAGGGACGGCAACGGCGCACCGCAATATTTGGTCGGCGTGATCGAGGACGTCACCGAGCGGATCACGAATGAAGCGCGGATCAGCCATCTCGCCCACCATGACGCCTTGACCGACTTGCCGAATCGCAGCGCTTTCAATGCGGCGCTGGACGAGCGGCTCGAGCGGGCCGAGGAAGCCTCCGCCAGCTTTGCGGTCCTCAGTCTGGATCTCGACCGCTTCAAGGACGTCAACGACGTGTTCGGCCACCCCGTCGGCGACATGATGATGCGGGCGGCCGCCGAGCGTCTTGTTGCGGAGTCCGATGGCGCTTTCGTCGCTCGCATCGGCGGCGACGAGTTCATGATCCTGATGTCCGACGACATCAGGCGTGAAGACGTGCTCTCGCTCGCCGAGCGTCTGGTCGAGACGATTGGCAGGGAGCTCGAGGTCGACGACTATCTTTCCCATGTCGGCCTCAGTGTTGGTATCGCAGTCTATCCGGACGACGGCATCGATGCGGCGACGCTGCTTGCGAACGCCGATTCGGCGCTCTATCGCGCCAAGCGCGAAGGCCGGGGCAGGGTCTGCTTCTTCGAGACTGCGATGGACCGGGAGCTGCGAGATCGCAGGTTGTTGCAGCACGATCTGCGCCACGCGCTGGAGCAGAATCAGCTCGAGGTCTATTTCCAGCCGCAGGCGCGAATGGACGGAGAAATCATCGGCTTCGAGGCGCTGGCGCGCTGGAACCATCCGATGCGGGGCCTTGTGCCGCCCGACCAGTTCATTCCGCTGGCCGAAGAGAGCGGGCTGATCATCGAGATCGGCGAATGGGTGTTGCGCGAGGCGTGTCGCGAGGCGGCGTCTTGGCCGCGGCCGCTGCAGGTCGCGGTCAACCTGTCACCGATCCAATTCAAGGCCGGCGATCTCGAACGGTCCATCCATCAAATCCTGCTGGAGACGGGACTTTCGCCCACGCGGCTCGAGGTCGAGATCACCGAGGGCGTGCTGATCGGCGATTTCACCCGCGCGCTCAATCTGCTGCGGCGGCTCAAAGCGCTCGGCATCCGCATCGCAATGGACGATTTCGGTACCGGGTACTCATCACTGTCCTATCTCCAGTCGTTCCCGTTCGACAAAATCAAGATCGACCGCAGCTTCATTTCCGACCTCGAGGCAACGCCGCAATCGGCCGAGATCGTCCGCGCGGTCTTGAGCCTCGCGCACGCGCTGCAAATCCCGGTCGTTGCCGAAGGGGTGGAGACGGAGGCGCAGCGCGCCTTCCTGGAAGGTGAGGCTTGCGAGGAGATGCAGGGCTATCTGATCGGGCGCCCCGAACCGATCGAACGGTATTCCAATTTGATTGGCATCAACGTGGAACGCCGCCGTTACGCCTAA
- the cbbX gene encoding CbbX protein, protein MLDVPHATTSEPNETSFDLRKEAEAAGITETLQQLEQELIGLKPVKSRVRQIASLLLIERIRQRAGLASAPPTLHMSFTGNPGTGKTTVALRMAKILHGLGFVRRGQVISVTRDDLVGQYIGHTAPKTKEILKKAMGGVLFIDEAYYLHRPDNERDYGQEAIEILLQVMENQREDLVVILAGYGERMTSFFASNPGFRSRIAHHIEFPDYAEAELLVIAELMLRERGYRFSTAARQAFEKYIALRRTQPFFSNARSIRNAVDRIRLRQADRLVSDLDRLLDVADLETIDPADVLASRVFSGGADARSAQP, encoded by the coding sequence ATGCTCGACGTTCCCCACGCAACGACATCAGAGCCCAACGAAACCAGCTTCGATCTCCGCAAGGAGGCCGAGGCGGCCGGGATCACCGAGACGCTGCAACAGCTCGAGCAGGAATTGATCGGGCTCAAGCCGGTCAAGAGCCGCGTGCGCCAGATCGCCTCGCTGTTGCTGATCGAGCGCATCCGCCAGCGCGCCGGCCTCGCATCAGCGCCGCCGACCCTGCACATGTCGTTCACAGGCAATCCCGGCACCGGCAAGACCACGGTGGCGCTGCGCATGGCAAAGATCCTGCACGGCCTCGGCTTCGTGCGACGCGGACAGGTGATCTCGGTGACGCGTGACGATCTCGTCGGGCAATATATCGGCCACACCGCGCCGAAGACCAAGGAAATCCTGAAAAAGGCGATGGGCGGGGTGCTGTTCATCGACGAGGCCTATTATCTGCACCGGCCCGACAACGAACGCGACTATGGCCAGGAAGCGATCGAGATCCTGCTCCAGGTCATGGAAAACCAGCGCGAAGACCTCGTGGTGATCCTCGCCGGCTATGGCGAGCGGATGACGAGCTTCTTTGCCTCCAACCCCGGCTTCCGCTCGCGCATCGCCCACCACATCGAGTTTCCTGACTATGCGGAAGCCGAGCTGCTGGTCATCGCGGAGCTGATGCTGAGAGAGCGCGGCTACCGTTTCTCGACGGCGGCTCGCCAAGCGTTTGAGAAATACATCGCATTGCGGCGGACGCAGCCGTTCTTCTCCAATGCGCGCTCGATCCGCAACGCCGTCGACCGCATCCGCCTGCGGCAGGCCGATCGCCTGGTGTCCGATCTCGATCGCCTGCTCGATGTCGCCGATCTCGAAACGATCGATCCTGCTGATGTGTTGGCAAGCCGCGTCTTCAGCGGTGGCGCTGACGCGCGGAGCGCGCAGCCATGA
- a CDS encoding ribulose bisphosphate carboxylase small subunit, with protein MKLTQGCFSFLPDLTDDQIYKQVQYCLANGWAVNIEFTDDPHPRNTYWEMWGLPMFDLQDAAGVMMELAECRRVYGDRYIRISGFDSSHGWESVRISFLVNRPKQEAEFELVRQEVGGRAIRYSTVRKAVTHASQ; from the coding sequence ATGAAACTGACCCAGGGCTGCTTCTCGTTCCTGCCTGATCTGACCGACGATCAGATCTATAAGCAGGTGCAATATTGCCTCGCCAATGGCTGGGCTGTGAACATCGAGTTCACCGACGACCCGCATCCCCGCAACACCTATTGGGAGATGTGGGGCCTGCCGATGTTCGATCTCCAGGACGCTGCCGGCGTGATGATGGAGCTCGCCGAGTGCCGCAGGGTGTATGGCGACCGCTACATCCGAATTAGCGGTTTCGATTCCAGCCATGGCTGGGAATCGGTGCGGATCTCCTTCCTCGTCAACCGGCCGAAGCAGGAGGCCGAGTTCGAACTGGTGCGGCAGGAGGTCGGCGGTCGCGCGATCCGATACAGCACCGTTCGCAAGGCGGTCACTCACGCCTCGCAATAG
- a CDS encoding HWE histidine kinase domain-containing protein — MDHEKVNILLVDDQPAKLLAYEVILKELGENLVVASSGREALEVLLKTEIAVILVDVCMPELDGFELAAMIREHPRFQKTAMIFISAIQVSDIDRLRGYEMGAVDYVPVPVVPEVLRAKVKVFAELYRKTRELERLNQDLEDRVRARTAELENSTAKLRESEERRSMAIAAGKMGSWDWDWVSGDWMWDDGQYRIFGVDPENFEVNPANVQALLHPDDVDQLRKAIAEFNKGTRAYETEFRIVRPDGEVRWCVGTAAATADPNGRVVRVSGVTVDITERKRAEERQNLLAREVDHRAKNALALAQSIVRLTRADEMKAYVNAVEGRINALARVHTILSLSSWQGAELSRLIDEELAPYSPGGQIKLAGPEVQLLPATAQTLALALHELFTNSAKYGALSTRSGRLVIGWQAENDLLTLTWEETGGPQVRTPKSRGFGTRSLLASVESQLGGQAQFDWRSEGLLCRLEVPLTRKSAPTSAAQDKFEASTSPELQRASG, encoded by the coding sequence ATGGACCACGAAAAGGTCAACATCCTCCTCGTCGACGACCAGCCGGCCAAGCTGCTCGCCTACGAGGTGATCCTGAAGGAACTCGGCGAGAACCTCGTGGTCGCCTCGTCCGGCCGCGAGGCGCTGGAGGTGCTGCTCAAGACCGAAATCGCGGTGATCCTGGTCGACGTCTGCATGCCCGAGCTCGACGGTTTCGAGCTCGCCGCGATGATCCGGGAGCACCCGCGCTTCCAGAAGACCGCGATGATCTTCATCTCGGCGATCCAGGTCAGCGACATCGACCGGCTGCGCGGCTACGAGATGGGCGCGGTCGATTACGTGCCGGTGCCGGTCGTGCCGGAGGTGCTCCGCGCCAAGGTCAAGGTCTTTGCCGAGCTCTATCGCAAGACGCGTGAGCTCGAACGCCTGAACCAGGATCTCGAGGATCGCGTCCGCGCCCGCACCGCGGAGCTGGAGAATTCCACCGCGAAGCTGCGCGAGAGCGAAGAGCGGCGCAGCATGGCAATTGCCGCCGGCAAGATGGGATCCTGGGATTGGGACTGGGTCAGCGGCGACTGGATGTGGGACGACGGGCAATATCGCATCTTCGGCGTCGATCCCGAGAACTTCGAGGTCAATCCGGCCAACGTTCAGGCACTGCTGCATCCAGACGACGTCGATCAGCTGCGCAAGGCCATCGCCGAATTCAACAAGGGAACGCGCGCCTACGAGACGGAATTCCGCATCGTCCGGCCCGACGGCGAGGTGCGCTGGTGCGTCGGCACGGCGGCCGCAACCGCGGATCCGAATGGTCGCGTGGTGCGGGTCAGCGGCGTCACCGTCGACATCACCGAACGCAAGCGCGCCGAGGAACGGCAGAACCTGCTGGCGCGCGAAGTCGATCACCGCGCCAAGAATGCGCTGGCGCTGGCGCAGTCGATCGTGCGCCTCACCCGCGCCGACGAAATGAAGGCCTATGTCAATGCAGTCGAAGGGCGCATCAATGCCCTTGCCCGCGTGCACACCATCCTGTCGTTGTCGAGCTGGCAGGGCGCCGAACTCTCCAGGCTGATCGACGAAGAGCTTGCGCCCTATTCGCCCGGCGGACAGATCAAGCTGGCAGGTCCCGAAGTGCAGTTGCTGCCCGCGACCGCGCAGACGCTGGCGCTGGCACTGCACGAGCTCTTCACCAATTCGGCGAAATATGGCGCGCTCTCGACCCGGTCGGGACGGCTCGTGATCGGCTGGCAGGCCGAGAACGATCTTCTCACGCTGACCTGGGAGGAGACCGGAGGACCACAGGTCAGGACGCCGAAATCGCGCGGCTTCGGCACGAGAAGCCTGCTGGCCAGCGTCGAATCCCAGCTCGGCGGACAGGCGCAATTCGATTGGCGTTCAGAGGGACTGTTGTGCCGCCTTGAGGTGCCGCTGACCCGCAAGAGCGCGCCAACGTCGGCCGCGCAGGACAAGTTCGAGGCCAGCACCTCCCCCGAACTGCAGCGTGCATCGGGCTAG